The following coding sequences lie in one Anguilla rostrata isolate EN2019 chromosome 8, ASM1855537v3, whole genome shotgun sequence genomic window:
- the LOC135262050 gene encoding serine incorporator 1-like isoform X2 — protein MILPGMETQLNKIPGFCKGGTSIWVIENKVNCDIIVGYKSVYRMCFALACFFFLFCLLMIRVRSSKDPRAHIQNGFWFFKFMILVGITVGAFFIPDGIFNTVWFYFGMVGSFFFITIQLILLVDFAHSWNEAWVGRAEEGNRKCWFAGLLFFTILNYALAFVAVVLFYLFYTQADDCTEHKVFISLNLIFCVVVSVISILPKVQEAQPQSGLLQSSLISLYTMYVTWSAMSNNPNRKCNPSLLSLVFNSSSTTPAPTLAPGEIQWWDAQGIVGLIIFLLCTLYSSIRSSNNAQVNRLMQTEESQGLTAVEAGPSEDGVRRAVDNEEDGVTYSYSFFHFCLFLASLYIMMTLTNWYHPDAEYQAMQSCMPAVWVKISSSWLGLLIYLWTLLAPLILPDRDFS, from the exons ATGATCCTGCCCGGCATGGAGACGCAACTGAACAAG ATACCGGGCTTTTGCAAGGGCGGCACCTCCATATGGGTGATCGAGAACAAGGtgaactgtgacatcatcgtgGGCTACAAGTCCGTCTACCGCATGTGCTTCGCCCTAGCCTGCTTCTTCTTCCTGTTCTGCCTCCTCATGATCCGAGTGCGCAGTAGCAAGGACCCCCGCGCCCACATCCAGAACGG GTTCTGGTTCTTCAAGTTCATGATTCTGGTGGGAATTACAGTCGGGGCCTTCTTTATCCCTGATGGGATCTTCAACACAG tgTGGTTCTACTTTGGTATGGTGGGCTCCTTCTTCTTCATCACCATCCAGCTCATCCTCCTCGTTGACTTTGCCCACTCCTGGAACGAGGCCTGGGTAGGAAGAGCTGAGGAGGgcaacaggaagtgctggtTTGCAG GCTTGCTCTTCTTCACCATTCTCAACTATGCCCTGGCGTTTGTTGCCGTGGTGCTGTTCTACCTGTTTTACACCCAAGCCGACGACTGCACCGAGCACAAGGTCTTCATCAGCCTGAACCTCATCTTCTGCGTCGTCGTCTCCGTCATCTCCATCCTGCCCAAAGTGCAG GAAGCTCAGCCACAGTCTGGCTTGTTGCAGTCCTCCCTCATTAGTCTGTACACCATGTACGTCACCTGGTCTGCCATGTCCAACAACCCTA atcggAAGTGCAACCCCAGCCTTCTCAGCTTAGTGTTCAACTCCAGCAGCACCACCCCGGCCCCTACCCTTGCCCCGGGAGAGATTCAGTGGTGGGATGCgcaaggcattgtgggattgatCATCTTCCTTTTATGCACCCTCTACTCCAG catccGCTCGTCCAACAACGCCCAGGTGAACAGACTGATGCAGACGGAGGAGAGCCAGGGGCTGACGGCCGTGGAGGCGGGGCCGTCGGAGGACGGGGTGCGGCGCGCCGTGGACAACGAGGAGGACGGCGTCACCTACAGCTACTCCTTCTTCCACTTCTGCCTCTTCCTGGCCTCCCTCTACATCATGATGACCCTCACAAACTGGTACCA TCCGGACGCGGAGTACCAGGCGATGCAGAGCTGCATGCCGGCGGTGTGGGTGAAGATCTCCTCCAGCTGGTTAGGCCTGCTGATCTACCTCTGGACCCTGCTGGCCCCGCTCATCCTGCCAGACCGAGACTTCAGCTAA
- the LOC135262050 gene encoding serine incorporator 1-like isoform X1, whose translation MGACMALCSLASCASCLCGSAPCLLSGCCPSTNNSTVTRLVFSLFLLLGTAVSIIMILPGMETQLNKIPGFCKGGTSIWVIENKVNCDIIVGYKSVYRMCFALACFFFLFCLLMIRVRSSKDPRAHIQNGFWFFKFMILVGITVGAFFIPDGIFNTVWFYFGMVGSFFFITIQLILLVDFAHSWNEAWVGRAEEGNRKCWFAGLLFFTILNYALAFVAVVLFYLFYTQADDCTEHKVFISLNLIFCVVVSVISILPKVQEAQPQSGLLQSSLISLYTMYVTWSAMSNNPNRKCNPSLLSLVFNSSSTTPAPTLAPGEIQWWDAQGIVGLIIFLLCTLYSSIRSSNNAQVNRLMQTEESQGLTAVEAGPSEDGVRRAVDNEEDGVTYSYSFFHFCLFLASLYIMMTLTNWYHPDAEYQAMQSCMPAVWVKISSSWLGLLIYLWTLLAPLILPDRDFS comes from the exons ATGGGCGCTTGTATGGCATTGTGTTCGCTGGCCAGCTGT GCCTCGTGTCtgtgtggctccgccccctgcctcCTGTCCGGCTGCTGTCCGTCCACCAACAACTCCACGGTGACGCGACTGGTgttctccctcttcctgctcctgGGCACCGCCGTGTCCATCATAATGATCCTGCCCGGCATGGAGACGCAACTGAACAAG ATACCGGGCTTTTGCAAGGGCGGCACCTCCATATGGGTGATCGAGAACAAGGtgaactgtgacatcatcgtgGGCTACAAGTCCGTCTACCGCATGTGCTTCGCCCTAGCCTGCTTCTTCTTCCTGTTCTGCCTCCTCATGATCCGAGTGCGCAGTAGCAAGGACCCCCGCGCCCACATCCAGAACGG GTTCTGGTTCTTCAAGTTCATGATTCTGGTGGGAATTACAGTCGGGGCCTTCTTTATCCCTGATGGGATCTTCAACACAG tgTGGTTCTACTTTGGTATGGTGGGCTCCTTCTTCTTCATCACCATCCAGCTCATCCTCCTCGTTGACTTTGCCCACTCCTGGAACGAGGCCTGGGTAGGAAGAGCTGAGGAGGgcaacaggaagtgctggtTTGCAG GCTTGCTCTTCTTCACCATTCTCAACTATGCCCTGGCGTTTGTTGCCGTGGTGCTGTTCTACCTGTTTTACACCCAAGCCGACGACTGCACCGAGCACAAGGTCTTCATCAGCCTGAACCTCATCTTCTGCGTCGTCGTCTCCGTCATCTCCATCCTGCCCAAAGTGCAG GAAGCTCAGCCACAGTCTGGCTTGTTGCAGTCCTCCCTCATTAGTCTGTACACCATGTACGTCACCTGGTCTGCCATGTCCAACAACCCTA atcggAAGTGCAACCCCAGCCTTCTCAGCTTAGTGTTCAACTCCAGCAGCACCACCCCGGCCCCTACCCTTGCCCCGGGAGAGATTCAGTGGTGGGATGCgcaaggcattgtgggattgatCATCTTCCTTTTATGCACCCTCTACTCCAG catccGCTCGTCCAACAACGCCCAGGTGAACAGACTGATGCAGACGGAGGAGAGCCAGGGGCTGACGGCCGTGGAGGCGGGGCCGTCGGAGGACGGGGTGCGGCGCGCCGTGGACAACGAGGAGGACGGCGTCACCTACAGCTACTCCTTCTTCCACTTCTGCCTCTTCCTGGCCTCCCTCTACATCATGATGACCCTCACAAACTGGTACCA TCCGGACGCGGAGTACCAGGCGATGCAGAGCTGCATGCCGGCGGTGTGGGTGAAGATCTCCTCCAGCTGGTTAGGCCTGCTGATCTACCTCTGGACCCTGCTGGCCCCGCTCATCCTGCCAGACCGAGACTTCAGCTAA